The Paenibacillus sp. FSL W8-0426 region TCATCCTCTTTGGGCTATGCGCCGTCCTATGTAACGGACGTTAGTTGCCCGAGGACAGGATCGTGATATAATAATCATCAACCAAAACAGGATGAAAGCAAAGGAGATCATGTCCATGAAAAAACCAATCTCTACCGAGCAGGCGCCAGGCGCCATCGGACCATACAGCCAAGCGATCGAAGCCGGCGGCTTCGTTTACACTTCCGGCCAATTGGGACTCAATCCCCAAACGGGAGAATTTGGAGCAGATGTGCAGGAACAAGCGCGCCTGTCTTTGAGCAATGTAAAAGCCATTCTGGAAGCGGCGGGCACAAGCATGGATAAAGTGGTGAAAACGACGGTTTTCCTGAAAGACATGAACGATTTCGTGCCTGTAAACGAAGTATACAGCAGCTTCTTCGAACAGCCTTATCCGGCACGCAGTGCGGTGGAGGTAGCCCGTCTGCCGAAGGATGCACTCGTCGAGATCGAGGTTATTGCCCTGAAATAGTTCTTGGACAGGCCAGAACCATAAAAGCCAAGTTTGGTTGGATAACCGGACTCGGCTTTTTTTAAGTCAATCGTTATGATGAAATTTATTTTATATACGTCCCTAGATCAAAATGTCAGTCCCGGTCCTGATTGCTGGCCAGGAACAGCCACACCGCATAAATCGCCAGCACAATCGCTGCCGCGATTGCCGTATAATAGACGGAAATGACATCCTTTTGTTTGATCGCAATCGCGATGCAGGCCCAGGTGAAAACGAGTGGATAGAATCCGTCTCTGTATGGGAAGCTTACCAGCACCGCGAGTAACGTGCCCACGGCAAGCATGATGATTGCCCATGTTGAATCGCTGAGCCCGAATCCGTCCCAACCGATTTTGCGCAATAACACGGCGACGTTAATGATGGTTGCCACGCTTATCCAGCCCAGATAGATGCTGAAGGGCAGTTTAATGAACCATATCTCGGCCGTGGTAGGTATCGTAATGGCGCGTGTTCGTAAATACAATGCAATCAGGGACAGGAGCAGCATGACCATGATCAGCAGGGACAGCCCGATTTGCAGGTTCTGAAACGCAAAAATCCAAGCAATATTCAGAGCGCAGCTGACGGGGAACCAATAACCCAGGCTGGGGATGGAATCCCTTTTCCGGGAAGAAGGCAGGAAACCATAGATCACGAAACCGGCAAGCAACAAATAAATGAGTGCCCAGATCGAAAAGGCATATCCGGCTGGGGTGATCAAGACGGGATACATATCGGATACTTGTTTGTTGGTCCTGCCGCCGATCGG contains the following coding sequences:
- a CDS encoding RidA family protein, which codes for MKKPISTEQAPGAIGPYSQAIEAGGFVYTSGQLGLNPQTGEFGADVQEQARLSLSNVKAILEAAGTSMDKVVKTTVFLKDMNDFVPVNEVYSSFFEQPYPARSAVEVARLPKDALVEIEVIALK
- a CDS encoding tryptophan-rich sensory protein — encoded protein: MSRNLPYKWINAISFAAMVVVNYLSNALPIGGRTNKQVSDMYPVLITPAGYAFSIWALIYLLLAGFVIYGFLPSSRKRDSIPSLGYWFPVSCALNIAWIFAFQNLQIGLSLLIMVMLLLSLIALYLRTRAITIPTTAEIWFIKLPFSIYLGWISVATIINVAVLLRKIGWDGFGLSDSTWAIIMLAVGTLLAVLVSFPYRDGFYPLVFTWACIAIAIKQKDVISVYYTAIAAAIVLAIYAVWLFLASNQDRD